A window of the Arachis duranensis cultivar V14167 chromosome 5, aradu.V14167.gnm2.J7QH, whole genome shotgun sequence genome harbors these coding sequences:
- the LOC107490568 gene encoding probable cyclic nucleotide-gated ion channel 20, chloroplastic isoform X1, whose product MSNNSLSTVEPDQELSRDMASSGKDEEPMLSDTHLKQSNEPVNSKFQNPAPRTRSISISIPMFSMEPRERVSDIRGHTGPLRSQRKIPLDQMSGPLYVSNKSGALFRAGKQPAETKTENFPSFSVGMAESDLQNNYNGKNEHLAKSGQLGMCNDPYCTTCPTYFKATQQRNSKASGIFSPKFHNSLYGDAKCWARRLSAFLIPYVPRVMNPHTKLVQQWNKFFAICCLLAIFVDPLFFFLLSVQKEHKCIVMNTPMTTLLVFLRSMNDFVYLINIILQFRLAYVAPESRVVGAGELVDHPKKIALHYLQTYFFLDLLVVIPLPQIIILFVIPQNLGSSGANYAKNLLRAVILVQYIPRLCRFLPMLISPTGFIFESAWANFFINLLTFMLSGHVVGSWWYLFALQRVNQCLRDACKKSDILECNRFIDCGHEHAEKYRNKMNWKYWMNDTNSSACFTEDGFPYGIYLKGVNLTAEHNVITRYVYSSFWGFQQISTLAGNLTPSYFVWEVLFTMAIIGLGLLLFALLIGNIQNFLQALGRRRLEMSLRRRDVEQWMSHRRLAEDLKRRVRQAERYNWAATRGVNEEVLLENLPEDLQRDIRRHLFKFVKKVRIFALMDEPILDAICERLRQKTYIKGSIVLYSGGLVEKIVFIVRGKLESIGEDGNVSLSEGDACGEELLTWCLEHTSANRDGKKVKIPRQRLVSNRTVTCLTNVEAFSLTAADLEEVTSLYARFLRSPRVHGAIRYESPYWRCFAATRIQVAWRYRKKRLSRADTSQSYETLYT is encoded by the exons AGTTGTCAAGAGACATGGCTAGTTCCGGAAAAGATGAGGAACCAATGCTGTCAGACACTCATCTAAAGCAATCAAATGAACCTGTTAATTCTAAATTCCAAAATCCTGCACCTAGGACACGTAGCATATCAATTTCTATTCCCATGTTCTCGATGGAACCACGCGAAAGAGTAAGTGATATTAGGGGACACACAGGTCCCCTACGGAGTCAGAGAAAAATCCCACTTGATCAGATGAGTGGTCCATTGTATGTTTCCAATAAATCTGGAGCTCTCTTCCGGGCAGGGAAGCAACCAGCAGAAACCAAGACAGAAAACTTTCCTTCGTTTAGTGTCGGCATGGCTGAAAGTGATTTGCAAAACAACTATAATGGTAAAAATGAACATTTAGCAAAGTCTGGTCAACTGGGAATGTGCAATGATCCATATTGCACGACTTGCCCGACTTACTTCAAGGCCACTCAACAAAGGAATTCAAAAGCTTCGGGTATATTCAGTCCGAAG TTTCACAATTCCCTTTATGGGGATGCCAAGTGTTGGGCAAGAAGACTTTCTGCTTTCTTGATTCCTTATGTACCTCGGGTTATGAATCCTCATACAAAACTTGTTCAACAATGGAATAAGTTTTTTGCAATTTGTTGCTTGTTGGCAATTTTTGTGGatccattatttttctttttgctctcTGTGCAGAAG GAACATAAATGTATTGTTATGAACACACCAATGACAACTTTGCTTGTTTTTCTTAGAAGCATGAACGATTTTGTATACCTCATAAACATTATTCTTCAG TTTCGGTTGGCTTATGTAGCTCCGGAGTCTAGGGTGGTTGGTGCTGGGGAATTAGTTGACCATCCTAAGAAAATTGCTCTTCATTACCTtcaaacatatttttttcttgacTTATTAGTTGTAATTCCACTTCCTCAG ATAATCATATTGTTTGTAATACCACAAAACTTGGGATCATCAGGAGCAAATTATGCAAAGAATCTTTTGCGAGCTGTTATCCTTGTTCAGTATATTCCCAGATTGTGTAGGTTTCTACCAATGCTAATTTCTCCAACCGGATTCATATTTGAGTCAGCATGGGCAAATTTCTTTATAAATCTTCTCACCTTTATGCTCTCTGGTCATGTTGTTGGGTCATGGTGGTACCTCTTTGCTTTGCAG AGGGTTAATCAATGTTTACGAGATGCCTGCAAGAAATCTGATATTCTTGAATGCAACAGATTCATTGACTGTGGTCATGAACATGCTGAAAAATATCGAAATAAAATGAATTGGAAGTATTGGATGAATGACACTAATTCATCAGCTTGTTTTACCGAAGATGGTTTTCCTTACGGGATTTATCTTAAAGGTGTCAACCTTACTGCAGAACATAATGTGATCACTAGATATGTATATTCATCGTTTTGGGGATTCCAG CAAATTAGTACTCTGGCTGGCAATTTGACCCCAAGCTACTTTGTTTGGGAAGTCCTTTTCACCATGGCCATCATAGGATTGGGACTCTTGCTTTTTGCTCTTCTCATTGGAAACATACAAAACTTTCTTCAGGCTCTGGGACGCAG GAGGCTAGAAATGTCACTTAGGCGACGTGATGTGGAGCAGTGGATGAGTCATCGACGCTTAGCAGAAGACTTGAAAAG GAGAGTGCGACAAGCTGAACGTTACAACTGGGCTGCAACAAGAGGAGTGAATGAAGAAGTGCTTCTAGAAAATTTGCCTGAAGACCTTCAGCGGGACATTAGACGCCATCTCTTTAAATTTGTAAAGAAA GTTAGAATTTTTGCCTTGATGGACGAGCCTATCTTGGATGCCATCTGCGAAAGACTACGACAAAAAACGTACATCAAAGGAAGCATAGTTTTGTACAGTGGCGGTTTGGTAGAGAAGATAGTTTTTATCGTGCGTGGGAAATTGGAGAGCATAGGCGAAGACGGAAATGTATCTTTATCTGAAGGCGATGCTTGCGGCGAAGAACTTTTGACTTGGTGTCTTGAGCATACTTCAGCAAACAGAG ATGGCAAAAAAGTAAAAATCCCAAGACAGAGGTTAGTTAGCAATAGAACAGTTACTTGCTTAACAAATGTGGAGGCTTTTTCTCTCACTGCGGCAGACCTTGAAGAAGTTACAAGCCTTTATGCACGATTCTTGAGGAGTCCGCGTGTTCATGGAGCCATTAG GTATGAATCACCTTATTGGAGATGCTTTGCAGCAACGCGCATTCAGGTTGCATGGAGGTACAGGAAGAAACGTCTTAGTAGAGCTGACACTTCACAATCATATGAAACATTATATACATAA
- the LOC107490568 gene encoding probable cyclic nucleotide-gated ion channel 20, chloroplastic isoform X2 translates to MASSGKDEEPMLSDTHLKQSNEPVNSKFQNPAPRTRSISISIPMFSMEPRERVSDIRGHTGPLRSQRKIPLDQMSGPLYVSNKSGALFRAGKQPAETKTENFPSFSVGMAESDLQNNYNGKNEHLAKSGQLGMCNDPYCTTCPTYFKATQQRNSKASGIFSPKFHNSLYGDAKCWARRLSAFLIPYVPRVMNPHTKLVQQWNKFFAICCLLAIFVDPLFFFLLSVQKEHKCIVMNTPMTTLLVFLRSMNDFVYLINIILQFRLAYVAPESRVVGAGELVDHPKKIALHYLQTYFFLDLLVVIPLPQIIILFVIPQNLGSSGANYAKNLLRAVILVQYIPRLCRFLPMLISPTGFIFESAWANFFINLLTFMLSGHVVGSWWYLFALQRVNQCLRDACKKSDILECNRFIDCGHEHAEKYRNKMNWKYWMNDTNSSACFTEDGFPYGIYLKGVNLTAEHNVITRYVYSSFWGFQQISTLAGNLTPSYFVWEVLFTMAIIGLGLLLFALLIGNIQNFLQALGRRRLEMSLRRRDVEQWMSHRRLAEDLKRRVRQAERYNWAATRGVNEEVLLENLPEDLQRDIRRHLFKFVKKVRIFALMDEPILDAICERLRQKTYIKGSIVLYSGGLVEKIVFIVRGKLESIGEDGNVSLSEGDACGEELLTWCLEHTSANRDGKKVKIPRQRLVSNRTVTCLTNVEAFSLTAADLEEVTSLYARFLRSPRVHGAIRYESPYWRCFAATRIQVAWRYRKKRLSRADTSQSYETLYT, encoded by the exons ATGGCTAGTTCCGGAAAAGATGAGGAACCAATGCTGTCAGACACTCATCTAAAGCAATCAAATGAACCTGTTAATTCTAAATTCCAAAATCCTGCACCTAGGACACGTAGCATATCAATTTCTATTCCCATGTTCTCGATGGAACCACGCGAAAGAGTAAGTGATATTAGGGGACACACAGGTCCCCTACGGAGTCAGAGAAAAATCCCACTTGATCAGATGAGTGGTCCATTGTATGTTTCCAATAAATCTGGAGCTCTCTTCCGGGCAGGGAAGCAACCAGCAGAAACCAAGACAGAAAACTTTCCTTCGTTTAGTGTCGGCATGGCTGAAAGTGATTTGCAAAACAACTATAATGGTAAAAATGAACATTTAGCAAAGTCTGGTCAACTGGGAATGTGCAATGATCCATATTGCACGACTTGCCCGACTTACTTCAAGGCCACTCAACAAAGGAATTCAAAAGCTTCGGGTATATTCAGTCCGAAG TTTCACAATTCCCTTTATGGGGATGCCAAGTGTTGGGCAAGAAGACTTTCTGCTTTCTTGATTCCTTATGTACCTCGGGTTATGAATCCTCATACAAAACTTGTTCAACAATGGAATAAGTTTTTTGCAATTTGTTGCTTGTTGGCAATTTTTGTGGatccattatttttctttttgctctcTGTGCAGAAG GAACATAAATGTATTGTTATGAACACACCAATGACAACTTTGCTTGTTTTTCTTAGAAGCATGAACGATTTTGTATACCTCATAAACATTATTCTTCAG TTTCGGTTGGCTTATGTAGCTCCGGAGTCTAGGGTGGTTGGTGCTGGGGAATTAGTTGACCATCCTAAGAAAATTGCTCTTCATTACCTtcaaacatatttttttcttgacTTATTAGTTGTAATTCCACTTCCTCAG ATAATCATATTGTTTGTAATACCACAAAACTTGGGATCATCAGGAGCAAATTATGCAAAGAATCTTTTGCGAGCTGTTATCCTTGTTCAGTATATTCCCAGATTGTGTAGGTTTCTACCAATGCTAATTTCTCCAACCGGATTCATATTTGAGTCAGCATGGGCAAATTTCTTTATAAATCTTCTCACCTTTATGCTCTCTGGTCATGTTGTTGGGTCATGGTGGTACCTCTTTGCTTTGCAG AGGGTTAATCAATGTTTACGAGATGCCTGCAAGAAATCTGATATTCTTGAATGCAACAGATTCATTGACTGTGGTCATGAACATGCTGAAAAATATCGAAATAAAATGAATTGGAAGTATTGGATGAATGACACTAATTCATCAGCTTGTTTTACCGAAGATGGTTTTCCTTACGGGATTTATCTTAAAGGTGTCAACCTTACTGCAGAACATAATGTGATCACTAGATATGTATATTCATCGTTTTGGGGATTCCAG CAAATTAGTACTCTGGCTGGCAATTTGACCCCAAGCTACTTTGTTTGGGAAGTCCTTTTCACCATGGCCATCATAGGATTGGGACTCTTGCTTTTTGCTCTTCTCATTGGAAACATACAAAACTTTCTTCAGGCTCTGGGACGCAG GAGGCTAGAAATGTCACTTAGGCGACGTGATGTGGAGCAGTGGATGAGTCATCGACGCTTAGCAGAAGACTTGAAAAG GAGAGTGCGACAAGCTGAACGTTACAACTGGGCTGCAACAAGAGGAGTGAATGAAGAAGTGCTTCTAGAAAATTTGCCTGAAGACCTTCAGCGGGACATTAGACGCCATCTCTTTAAATTTGTAAAGAAA GTTAGAATTTTTGCCTTGATGGACGAGCCTATCTTGGATGCCATCTGCGAAAGACTACGACAAAAAACGTACATCAAAGGAAGCATAGTTTTGTACAGTGGCGGTTTGGTAGAGAAGATAGTTTTTATCGTGCGTGGGAAATTGGAGAGCATAGGCGAAGACGGAAATGTATCTTTATCTGAAGGCGATGCTTGCGGCGAAGAACTTTTGACTTGGTGTCTTGAGCATACTTCAGCAAACAGAG ATGGCAAAAAAGTAAAAATCCCAAGACAGAGGTTAGTTAGCAATAGAACAGTTACTTGCTTAACAAATGTGGAGGCTTTTTCTCTCACTGCGGCAGACCTTGAAGAAGTTACAAGCCTTTATGCACGATTCTTGAGGAGTCCGCGTGTTCATGGAGCCATTAG GTATGAATCACCTTATTGGAGATGCTTTGCAGCAACGCGCATTCAGGTTGCATGGAGGTACAGGAAGAAACGTCTTAGTAGAGCTGACACTTCACAATCATATGAAACATTATATACATAA